A genome region from Nitrospira sp. includes the following:
- the fdhD gene encoding formate dehydrogenase accessory sulfurtransferase FdhD, with the protein MLILDDSSGGHSARLDMLEQRMIDMKVERWSGADLLQDHDRVVVEEALEICLVYGAVDQRTRKTVTVTMRTPGNDLELAVGFLFAEGLVRCPEDVQSLQHCGLPAGPLGLQNVVRVELRPEATIDPALLERNFMSTSSCGLCGKASLDALPALPRTGLSDGLVVEAAVIQDLSSRLRHAQAVFDATGGLHAAALFDRRGELHDVKEDVGRHNAIDKLVGRQFLDGSVPLSDRMLLVSGRVGYELVQKAFAAGIPFLAAVGAPSSLAVDLARAANLTLVGFVKERRFNIYAASQRISHNAGVCEPSYPRGSHEHSR; encoded by the coding sequence ATGCTAATACTTGATGACTCCAGCGGCGGTCATTCTGCACGGCTCGACATGCTCGAACAGCGAATGATCGACATGAAGGTAGAGCGGTGGAGCGGCGCCGACCTGTTGCAGGACCACGATCGGGTAGTTGTGGAGGAGGCCCTTGAGATTTGTCTGGTGTATGGGGCCGTCGATCAGCGTACACGCAAGACGGTGACGGTGACGATGCGCACTCCGGGCAACGATCTGGAGCTGGCGGTCGGGTTTCTCTTCGCTGAAGGCCTTGTCCGTTGTCCCGAGGACGTTCAGAGCCTGCAGCACTGCGGGCTTCCTGCAGGACCGCTCGGGCTTCAGAACGTCGTGCGCGTTGAATTGCGACCGGAGGCAACGATCGATCCGGCTCTTCTGGAACGGAATTTCATGTCGACGTCAAGTTGTGGTCTTTGCGGGAAAGCGTCGCTTGATGCGCTGCCGGCGTTGCCCCGCACCGGATTATCCGATGGTCTCGTTGTGGAGGCGGCAGTCATTCAGGACCTCTCGAGCAGGTTGCGCCACGCGCAGGCGGTGTTCGATGCCACGGGTGGGTTGCATGCCGCCGCCCTGTTTGACCGGCGGGGGGAACTGCACGATGTGAAAGAAGATGTCGGGCGGCACAATGCGATCGACAAGTTGGTCGGCAGACAGTTTCTCGACGGGAGCGTCCCTTTGTCTGACCGCATGCTGCTCGTGAGCGGACGAGTGGGGTACGAACTGGTCCAAAAAGCGTTCGCCGCCGGCATTCCGTTTTTGGCCGCCGTGGGCGCCCCATCGAGCCTTGCTGTGGATCTCGCGAGAGCAGCCAATCTCACGTTGGTCGGTTTTGTGAAAGAGCGTCGGTTTAACATCTATGCTGCCTCTCAGCGAATCAGCCACAACGCAGGAGTGTGTGAACCATCTTACCCACGAGGGTCCCATGAGCACAGCAGATGA
- a CDS encoding amidohydrolase, with product MTRSLKLIRRAAVGALLALALVSPVTAQDQSGEIVVFIAKKIVTMDPARPTATAVAVRGGEILSVGSLADLQPWLTAHPHKIDTQFKDKVLMPGLIDPHMHPMLGAIAFQAFWITPEPWNVMGRKTPATIGEKAYRDALAAAFAARQKDTPVFMTWGFSADTHGELSIEVLDSISKDVPILVLQRSMHEIYLNTPMLALLKAKGMDENKFKDHPQIDWKKNHFWEDGMFSVAVPYMAGFLLDPAAADPGYLKARDYLNYNGITTVADMDTGGTNWDLEIAALKRNLDTPDSPVRVRLTPDVYKLSLALKSPEAVMKRVGELKSQNTRHLIFNNGIKLFADGAMFSQAMQIGAPGYIDGHHGEWITQPASFEEFARSYWKAGYQIHVHTNGDGGAKLVLDTLQQLLDEKPRVDHRLTIEHYGYADDGTSRRIAKLGAQVSANPFYLYVLGDRYAATGLGTDRAARIAPLGGLVRRNVNVGLHSDFPMAPSEPLFLAWTTATRETLSGKVFAPSERLTLDQAIRAITIDAAYLIGMETELGSIEAGKLADFAVLDKDPYEVGVKGLRNIKVWGTIFEGRPFKAKAVEK from the coding sequence ATGACACGATCATTGAAGCTGATAAGAAGAGCGGCGGTTGGCGCATTGCTTGCCTTGGCTCTGGTGTCCCCGGTCACAGCGCAGGACCAATCTGGCGAGATCGTCGTCTTCATCGCCAAGAAGATTGTCACCATGGATCCTGCGCGTCCCACGGCGACGGCCGTGGCTGTGCGCGGTGGGGAGATCCTGAGTGTAGGCTCGCTCGCCGATCTGCAGCCCTGGTTGACGGCGCATCCGCACAAGATCGACACTCAGTTCAAGGACAAGGTATTGATGCCGGGCCTGATAGACCCGCACATGCACCCCATGCTCGGCGCGATCGCCTTTCAGGCTTTCTGGATCACCCCGGAGCCCTGGAATGTGATGGGCCGGAAGACACCCGCAACCATTGGCGAAAAAGCCTATCGAGATGCCCTCGCGGCGGCCTTTGCTGCCCGCCAGAAGGACACACCTGTGTTCATGACCTGGGGCTTTAGTGCTGACACCCATGGCGAGCTCTCAATCGAGGTGCTGGACAGCATTTCCAAGGATGTGCCCATTCTGGTGCTGCAACGTTCCATGCACGAAATCTACCTGAACACGCCGATGCTGGCGCTGCTGAAGGCTAAGGGCATGGACGAAAATAAGTTCAAAGATCACCCGCAGATCGACTGGAAGAAGAACCACTTCTGGGAGGACGGCATGTTCAGTGTGGCTGTGCCCTATATGGCCGGCTTTCTGCTCGATCCTGCGGCTGCCGATCCAGGCTATCTAAAAGCGCGTGATTACCTGAACTACAACGGCATCACCACGGTGGCCGACATGGATACCGGCGGCACGAATTGGGATCTCGAAATAGCCGCCCTCAAGCGCAACCTCGATACGCCAGACTCACCAGTGCGTGTACGTTTGACCCCTGATGTGTACAAGCTTAGCCTCGCTCTGAAAAGCCCCGAAGCGGTAATGAAACGGGTCGGTGAACTCAAGAGCCAGAATACCAGGCACCTGATTTTCAACAATGGCATCAAGCTGTTTGCAGATGGCGCCATGTTCTCCCAGGCTATGCAGATCGGTGCTCCGGGCTATATCGACGGCCATCACGGGGAGTGGATCACCCAACCTGCGTCGTTCGAGGAATTCGCCCGCAGTTACTGGAAGGCAGGCTATCAGATTCATGTGCATACGAATGGAGACGGCGGTGCCAAGCTGGTGCTCGATACCTTGCAACAGTTGCTGGACGAGAAGCCTCGGGTGGATCACCGCCTCACCATCGAGCACTATGGTTATGCGGACGACGGCACCTCGCGGCGGATTGCCAAGCTGGGTGCCCAGGTGTCAGCCAATCCTTTCTACCTTTACGTGTTGGGTGACCGCTATGCGGCCACCGGCCTGGGCACTGATCGCGCCGCCCGCATTGCGCCCTTGGGTGGCTTGGTCAGGCGCAATGTGAATGTGGGGCTGCACTCAGATTTTCCGATGGCGCCCTCTGAGCCGCTCTTCCTAGCGTGGACCACGGCAACGCGGGAGACCCTGTCGGGCAAAGTGTTCGCTCCTTCCGAACGGCTGACCTTGGATCAGGCCATACGTGCCATCACCATCGATGCCGCCTACTTGATCGGCATGGAAACCGAGCTAGGCAGTATTGAAGCCGGTAAGCTGGCCGACTTTGCCGTACTCGACAAAGATCCCTATGAAGTGGGCGTGAAGGGACTGCGTAATATCAAGGTCTGGGGCACGATTTTCGAGGGCCGCCCATTCAAGGCTAAAGCCGTGGAGAAATAG
- a CDS encoding FdhF/YdeP family oxidoreductase — translation MSTADDAMNGKTETNRRDADHRPQRQAGRLDGVDTAEAQRASDPALRLAQPPEETVPAKRGPASEAAAGIPAVLKTFEFGFGEMGVVPTLKTLPNMNKKTGFDCPGCAWPSPDGKRHIAEFCENGAKAVSSEATTSRVTPEFFQQWSVEQLAEQSDYWLNQQGRLTHPMILRSGQRHYEPIEWADAFAFIAAELNQLASPDEATFYTSGKVGNEAAFLYQLFVRQFGTNNLPDCSNMCHESSGTALDESIGIGKGTATLEDFELADMIVVIGQNPGTNHPRMMTALLHAKEHGAKMIAINPLPEVSLRRFKNPNPQEYSNPLSWLGDFLGEGAALADLMLQVRINGDLAVLKGIMKEMLEEEQRRPGQVFDHEFIRLHTAGFEDFIADLTRTSWEEIVEGSGLPLDQIREAGQMIAKAKRVICCWAMGLTQHKNGVETIRQVINLLLLGGHIGRPGGGACCVRGHSNVQGDRTMGIWERVPPEFLDALQSEFHFDPPRKNGLDVVKSINAMHAGEVKVFFGLGGNFLSATPDTTYTAEAMRQCRLTVQVSTKLNRGHLITGKQALILPCLGRSEKDRGPKGERFVTVEDSMGVISASRGVLEPASDGLLSEPAIVAGLAKATLGGKGIVNWEALGADYDLIRDHIARTIPGFENFNERIRQNIFYLPNGARTRDFKTDTGKANFIAAPIPQHNLAAGEFLMTTIRSHDQFNTTIYGMDDRYRGIYGGRRVVFLNADDIRGAGLSTGQLVDLISLFEGEERVAHHFQVVPYQIPRRCAATYYPETNVLVPIRSVADKSNQPVCKSVRITLRPSMPQGSARQQKGGG, via the coding sequence ATGAGCACAGCAGATGACGCCATGAATGGAAAAACTGAGACGAACCGACGGGATGCTGACCATCGGCCGCAGCGCCAAGCCGGTCGATTAGACGGAGTGGATACGGCCGAGGCGCAGCGGGCAAGCGACCCGGCGTTGCGGCTCGCGCAACCTCCGGAAGAGACGGTACCGGCGAAGCGCGGGCCTGCCTCTGAAGCCGCCGCCGGCATTCCCGCCGTTCTCAAAACCTTCGAATTCGGATTCGGTGAGATGGGCGTCGTCCCCACCCTCAAAACGCTCCCCAACATGAACAAGAAAACCGGCTTCGACTGCCCGGGCTGCGCGTGGCCCTCTCCCGACGGGAAGCGCCACATCGCGGAATTTTGTGAAAACGGGGCCAAGGCCGTCTCGTCGGAAGCCACGACCAGCCGGGTCACTCCGGAGTTCTTTCAACAATGGTCGGTTGAGCAGCTCGCGGAGCAATCCGATTACTGGCTCAACCAACAAGGCCGTCTGACTCATCCGATGATCCTGAGGAGCGGGCAGCGGCATTATGAGCCGATCGAATGGGCCGACGCGTTTGCGTTCATTGCTGCGGAATTGAACCAGCTCGCCTCGCCCGATGAAGCGACCTTTTATACGTCCGGCAAAGTCGGCAATGAAGCCGCGTTTCTCTACCAATTATTCGTTCGCCAGTTCGGAACGAACAATCTGCCGGACTGTTCGAACATGTGTCATGAATCGTCCGGCACGGCGTTGGACGAGAGTATCGGAATCGGCAAGGGCACAGCGACGCTCGAGGACTTCGAGCTCGCGGACATGATCGTCGTGATCGGCCAAAACCCTGGCACCAACCACCCACGCATGATGACCGCTCTCCTGCACGCCAAGGAACACGGCGCGAAGATGATCGCGATCAATCCGCTTCCAGAAGTCTCGTTGCGGCGCTTCAAGAACCCGAACCCGCAAGAGTACTCCAACCCGCTGTCATGGCTAGGCGATTTCCTGGGAGAGGGCGCGGCGCTCGCCGACCTCATGCTTCAAGTGCGGATCAACGGCGACTTGGCGGTGCTCAAAGGCATCATGAAAGAGATGCTGGAAGAAGAACAGCGCCGCCCCGGGCAGGTCTTCGACCACGAATTCATCCGCCTACACACTGCCGGGTTCGAGGACTTTATCGCCGATCTCACCCGCACGAGTTGGGAGGAAATTGTGGAGGGGAGCGGCTTGCCGCTCGACCAGATCCGCGAGGCCGGTCAAATGATCGCAAAGGCCAAGCGCGTGATTTGCTGTTGGGCCATGGGGCTGACACAGCATAAAAACGGAGTGGAGACCATTCGCCAGGTCATCAACCTGCTGTTGCTCGGCGGACACATCGGAAGGCCCGGTGGCGGCGCCTGCTGCGTGCGCGGGCACTCCAACGTCCAGGGTGACCGCACGATGGGAATCTGGGAGCGGGTTCCGCCTGAATTTCTGGATGCCCTTCAATCCGAATTCCATTTCGATCCGCCGCGGAAGAACGGTTTGGATGTGGTGAAATCTATCAACGCGATGCATGCGGGCGAGGTCAAGGTGTTTTTCGGACTGGGCGGCAACTTTCTGTCGGCGACGCCGGATACGACGTACACGGCTGAAGCGATGCGCCAATGTCGCTTGACGGTGCAGGTCTCGACCAAACTCAATCGCGGACATCTCATCACCGGCAAACAAGCGTTGATCTTGCCCTGCCTCGGCCGGTCTGAAAAGGATCGCGGCCCCAAGGGGGAGCGATTTGTCACCGTGGAGGACTCGATGGGCGTGATTAGTGCCTCGCGCGGAGTATTGGAGCCGGCTTCCGATGGTCTCCTGAGTGAACCCGCGATTGTCGCGGGATTGGCGAAGGCGACACTGGGCGGAAAAGGCATCGTGAATTGGGAAGCGCTCGGAGCGGATTACGATCTCATTCGTGATCACATCGCCCGTACCATTCCGGGCTTCGAGAATTTCAACGAGCGCATCCGGCAGAATATCTTCTATTTGCCCAACGGTGCGCGGACGCGCGACTTTAAAACCGATACGGGCAAGGCGAATTTCATCGCAGCGCCGATTCCACAGCACAACCTGGCTGCGGGAGAGTTTCTCATGACGACCATCCGGAGCCACGATCAGTTCAACACGACGATCTACGGGATGGATGACCGATACCGCGGGATCTATGGCGGACGGCGTGTCGTCTTTCTGAATGCTGACGACATTCGTGGGGCAGGGCTCAGCACAGGCCAGTTGGTCGATCTGATCAGCCTCTTCGAAGGGGAAGAACGAGTGGCGCATCACTTCCAAGTGGTGCCGTACCAGATTCCTCGGAGATGTGCCGCCACTTATTACCCGGAAACCAATGTGCTGGTACCGATCAGGAGCGTGGCGGATAAGAGCAATCAGCCGGTGTGCAAGTCGGTCCGAATCACGCTAAGGCCGTCTATGCCGCAGGGGAGCGCGCGGCAGCAGAAGGGGGGAGGTTGA
- a CDS encoding transporter substrate-binding domain-containing protein, whose translation MRWHRRLHTLAILLGILAGGGSLAGCGLLMDAAQWVRPVPSSLPDDLAVICRHEQLHVGIANNPTPPFVFLLAEKTPEITGLDIELLHAITAAISRECGRPVRAVPILLPVRDLFIELTEGRVDLFLSAMAANMPHLNATGIGYSAPYFSHTGIIALTRDPQVAERIRTTFQELLNAGHHVAEARRIAFRGLTVAVQEGRTGHLLAKARLTDSRLLVCDTLTAAFASDQSPDVVLGKQKTLEFLEQREPSVWQPLVLDHAKPLLLVHEQYAVVLAETKYHLRWLVNDLLWELEESGRLADMRRRWLTPSYPDSAEALKIAVPCSECKESRVKSPGSCRITHTPTTK comes from the coding sequence ATGAGATGGCACAGACGGCTTCACACACTCGCGATTTTGCTGGGCATCCTGGCGGGCGGAGGATCGCTCGCTGGATGTGGGCTGCTAATGGATGCCGCGCAGTGGGTGCGGCCCGTCCCCTCTTCTCTGCCGGATGACCTCGCCGTCATCTGCCGACACGAGCAGTTACATGTCGGCATTGCGAACAATCCGACCCCGCCCTTCGTCTTCCTGCTGGCTGAGAAAACCCCTGAAATCACAGGCCTGGACATCGAGCTGCTCCACGCGATCACAGCCGCGATATCGCGCGAGTGCGGTCGGCCGGTAAGAGCCGTGCCGATTCTCCTACCTGTCCGGGATCTGTTCATCGAACTGACGGAAGGACGCGTGGATCTCTTTCTCTCGGCAATGGCCGCGAACATGCCTCACTTGAACGCGACGGGGATTGGTTATTCCGCCCCCTATTTTTCCCACACCGGCATTATCGCTCTGACGCGGGACCCACAGGTCGCAGAGCGAATCCGAACCACGTTCCAAGAACTGCTGAATGCCGGTCATCATGTGGCCGAAGCCAGAAGGATAGCGTTTAGAGGGCTGACCGTGGCGGTGCAGGAGGGGCGCACAGGCCATCTCCTTGCCAAGGCCCGGCTCACCGACAGTCGCCTGCTGGTCTGCGATACGTTGACGGCGGCGTTCGCCTCTGACCAGTCGCCCGACGTGGTGCTGGGCAAACAGAAGACGTTGGAGTTCTTGGAACAACGTGAACCATCAGTCTGGCAGCCACTTGTTCTGGATCATGCGAAGCCACTGCTGCTGGTGCACGAACAGTATGCGGTCGTCCTGGCTGAAACAAAATACCATCTGCGCTGGTTGGTGAATGATCTGCTGTGGGAGCTGGAAGAATCCGGCCGGTTAGCGGATATGCGCCGTCGTTGGCTGACTCCCAGCTACCCCGACTCTGCGGAAGCGTTAAAGATCGCGGTGCCATGCTCCGAGTGCAAGGAGAGCCGGGTCAAGTCGCCCGGAAGCTGTCGAATTACGCATACCCCCACGACAAAATAA
- a CDS encoding thiamine pyrophosphate-dependent enzyme: protein MSKKVSDVIIEILQSAGVKRCYGIVGDTLNRVVESIEQSEIEWVSMRHEEAGAFAASAEAQLSGELVACAGSCGPGSLHFINGIYEANRNRAPIVLIASQLARQDLGFQSTQEVDFKRVYGECSVYCDMILNPEQARRKTVAACQAALAKQGVAVLIVPADVSSAAAANELPYSVTISAPLIRPNDNELDQIAAILNKGGNVTIYGGSGCMGAQDEVMAVAAKLAAPIARTSRGKDALEPHNPYDVGMTGVLGIESGYRAVLECDTLLMLGADFAWSQFYPSHAKIVQIDIDPLHLGRRHPVTKGVVGDIKETLAALLPRLKQHDNTTFRDTFVTLYKSKVQSTVEKVQPGKHGGGIAGIYLASLIDQYAAEDTLFSADDGTAAVWALQHIRANGKRRFFSSLLHGTMAAGMASAIGLQKRCPDRQVVALCGDGGFGMLMGDLMTIVQENLPIKLVVFNNGKLGFVEIEQKAEGMVDTYTHLKNPDFGQVAEVVGLWGSKVEKVEELEQSVTTWLAQPGPALLDVMVNPMELVMPPFIAMEPAIGMALYTAKAVLHGKGGDVWEMVRENFP from the coding sequence ATGAGCAAAAAAGTCTCCGATGTGATTATTGAGATCCTGCAATCTGCAGGTGTTAAACGCTGTTATGGCATCGTCGGTGACACTCTGAATCGTGTCGTGGAATCGATCGAGCAGAGCGAAATTGAATGGGTATCGATGCGCCACGAAGAGGCAGGCGCTTTTGCCGCTTCTGCTGAAGCTCAACTCAGCGGTGAGTTAGTGGCTTGTGCAGGAAGCTGTGGTCCCGGCAGCTTGCATTTCATCAATGGGATTTACGAAGCAAACCGCAATCGCGCCCCAATTGTTCTGATTGCAAGCCAGCTTGCACGACAAGATTTAGGCTTCCAATCAACCCAAGAAGTAGATTTTAAAAGGGTTTACGGCGAGTGCTCGGTTTACTGCGATATGATTCTCAATCCGGAACAGGCACGCCGAAAGACGGTTGCCGCTTGTCAGGCCGCGCTCGCGAAACAGGGCGTGGCTGTCCTTATCGTACCTGCCGACGTTTCCAGCGCCGCTGCCGCCAATGAGCTGCCATATAGTGTAACTATTAGTGCGCCACTTATCCGGCCGAATGATAACGAACTCGATCAAATAGCCGCTATCCTCAATAAAGGCGGCAATGTCACTATTTATGGCGGCTCAGGATGTATGGGCGCACAGGATGAAGTGATGGCGGTGGCTGCAAAACTTGCCGCACCGATTGCGCGTACATCGCGTGGCAAGGACGCGCTCGAACCTCATAATCCATACGATGTTGGCATGACTGGCGTTCTAGGCATTGAATCAGGGTATCGAGCCGTACTGGAATGCGATACATTGCTTATGCTTGGCGCGGATTTCGCGTGGAGCCAGTTCTACCCGTCACACGCGAAAATCGTTCAGATCGATATTGACCCACTCCACCTAGGTCGCCGTCATCCAGTGACGAAGGGGGTAGTAGGAGATATTAAAGAAACGTTAGCGGCACTGTTGCCAAGATTAAAACAGCATGATAACACCACGTTCCGGGACACTTTTGTCACACTCTACAAAAGCAAAGTGCAATCAACCGTTGAAAAAGTTCAGCCTGGCAAGCATGGCGGCGGTATCGCCGGAATTTATCTTGCCAGTCTTATTGATCAATATGCAGCTGAAGATACCTTGTTCTCAGCTGATGACGGAACGGCAGCGGTGTGGGCGTTACAACACATCCGCGCAAACGGCAAGCGTCGGTTCTTCTCGAGTCTACTGCACGGCACAATGGCAGCTGGCATGGCCTCAGCTATTGGGCTTCAAAAGAGATGCCCGGATCGCCAGGTGGTCGCACTATGTGGTGACGGTGGGTTTGGCATGTTGATGGGCGATCTCATGACGATCGTCCAGGAAAATCTGCCGATAAAACTTGTAGTCTTTAATAACGGGAAATTAGGCTTTGTGGAAATCGAGCAAAAAGCCGAAGGCATGGTCGACACCTATACGCATCTGAAGAATCCAGATTTTGGTCAGGTTGCCGAAGTAGTAGGATTGTGGGGCAGCAAGGTTGAGAAAGTTGAAGAACTAGAACAAAGCGTTACCACTTGGCTCGCACAGCCCGGTCCCGCACTCCTTGATGTTATGGTGAACCCGATGGAGCTGGTAATGCCTCCTTTCATTGCAATGGAACCAGCCATCGGTATGGCCCTTTATACAGCCAAGGCCGTGCTGCACGGAAAAGGTGGTGATGTCTGGGAAATGGTAAGGGAAAACTTTCCTTGA
- a CDS encoding alcohol dehydrogenase catalytic domain-containing protein, with the protein MSGNRAVVYHSAKKISVEKIDYPKLQFGKRPCHHGAILKVLTTNICGSDQHIYRGRFVVPQGTVLGHEITGEIVEAGRDVEFLKVGDLVSVPFNVACGRCRNCKERHTDICENVNDDAPVGAYGFNLGGWPGGQAEYVLVPYADWNLLKFPDKDAAMARILDLTLVSDVLPTAFHGCIEAGVGVGSTVYIAGAGPVGRAAAASARLLGAACVIVGDMNKDRLKLVKSAGYEVVDLSKDTPLADQIEAVLGERTVDCGVDAVGFEAHGHGPASTKDVPEAVLNDLLNVVRAGGGIGVPGVYNANDPGAATAATKRGTLTLDFGPAWVKSLTLKTGMAPIMSYNRQLMRAILGGRLDHLRQVMAMEVVSLDQAVAAYQAFDDGVAKKYIIDPHGALKA; encoded by the coding sequence ATGTCTGGGAATCGAGCGGTCGTTTACCACAGCGCGAAGAAGATCTCTGTCGAGAAAATTGACTATCCCAAGCTTCAGTTCGGCAAGCGGCCTTGCCACCACGGGGCCATTCTGAAGGTCCTCACCACCAACATCTGTGGCAGTGACCAGCATATCTACCGGGGTCGGTTCGTCGTCCCCCAAGGGACCGTCCTCGGCCATGAGATCACTGGCGAGATCGTGGAGGCCGGGCGGGACGTGGAGTTCTTGAAGGTCGGGGACTTGGTGAGTGTGCCATTCAATGTCGCCTGTGGGCGGTGCCGAAACTGCAAGGAACGGCACACCGACATCTGCGAGAACGTGAACGACGACGCACCGGTCGGGGCGTACGGGTTCAACCTCGGCGGGTGGCCGGGCGGGCAGGCGGAGTACGTGCTAGTCCCCTACGCCGACTGGAACCTGCTGAAGTTTCCGGACAAGGACGCGGCGATGGCCCGCATCCTTGACCTCACCCTCGTGTCGGACGTGTTGCCGACAGCCTTCCATGGATGTATCGAGGCTGGGGTAGGGGTGGGCAGCACGGTGTACATCGCCGGGGCAGGGCCGGTGGGGCGAGCGGCGGCAGCATCCGCCCGTCTACTCGGGGCGGCATGCGTGATCGTCGGGGACATGAACAAGGATCGACTCAAACTCGTCAAGAGCGCCGGTTACGAAGTCGTGGACTTGTCGAAGGATACGCCGCTGGCCGACCAGATCGAGGCCGTGCTAGGTGAGCGGACGGTGGACTGTGGGGTGGACGCCGTGGGGTTCGAGGCTCACGGCCATGGTCCGGCGTCCACCAAGGATGTGCCGGAGGCGGTGCTGAACGATCTGCTCAATGTGGTGCGGGCAGGGGGCGGCATCGGTGTGCCGGGCGTCTACAACGCAAACGACCCCGGTGCAGCGACCGCTGCTACCAAGCGGGGAACGCTCACTCTCGACTTCGGGCCGGCGTGGGTGAAGTCGTTGACGCTCAAGACCGGAATGGCGCCGATCATGAGCTACAACCGGCAACTCATGCGGGCCATCCTCGGCGGTCGATTGGATCATCTGCGGCAAGTGATGGCAATGGAGGTCGTGTCGCTGGATCAAGCGGTGGCCGCCTATCAGGCGTTCGACGACGGAGTGGCGAAGAAGTACATCATCGACCCGCACGGGGCGCTCAAGGCGTAG
- a CDS encoding integrase core domain-containing protein — MQKVQLVIEARQREYNEVRTHSSMGNMTPMEFINHHHNQPQIAQELTSVAVV; from the coding sequence CTGCAGAAAGTGCAGCTCGTGATTGAAGCCCGGCAGAGGGAATACAACGAGGTGCGGACGCACAGCTCCATGGGGAATATGACACCCATGGAGTTCATCAACCACCATCACAACCAGCCTCAGATCGCGCAGGAATTAACTTCGGTGGCCGTGGTGTAA
- a CDS encoding Slp family lipoprotein: MRVVQRIVCLGAAVQVLAMVTGCGNMPREYRKMAEPNVTLTALTASPKQYYGKVLLMGGVLVEQEQDDQYVLLRMKNRPLDEDDIPRRPIDPDGPEAGHFWLKVLKAHLPPGYQHWARMSLAGRVTSKVKRGHEPVLRLLYARHWGIDEGDGEWRRDFDPNYDFVAPAGIGIEVDFGSE; encoded by the coding sequence ATGAGGGTGGTGCAAAGAATTGTCTGTCTCGGAGCGGCCGTTCAGGTGCTGGCCATGGTGACCGGCTGCGGCAATATGCCGAGAGAGTATCGAAAGATGGCGGAGCCGAATGTCACCTTGACGGCGCTCACGGCATCTCCGAAACAGTACTACGGAAAAGTGCTGCTGATGGGAGGCGTGTTAGTTGAGCAAGAACAGGACGACCAGTATGTGTTGCTACGGATGAAGAATCGACCGTTGGATGAAGATGACATCCCTCGCCGTCCGATCGACCCTGACGGGCCTGAGGCTGGGCATTTTTGGCTCAAGGTGCTGAAGGCGCACCTTCCCCCCGGGTACCAGCATTGGGCGAGAATGAGTCTCGCTGGGCGAGTCACGTCCAAGGTCAAGCGGGGACACGAACCGGTGCTTCGGTTGCTGTATGCCAGGCATTGGGGGATCGACGAAGGCGATGGGGAGTGGCGGAGGGATTTCGATCCGAATTACGACTTTGTTGCGCCGGCTGGAATCGGCATTGAAGTGGACTTTGGATCGGAGTAG
- a CDS encoding cytochrome P460 family protein produces the protein MQIFRDSVPDKEYPVGTILQLVPFEAMVKHPREQFPNTNGWEFFFLDVSKEGTKIADRGEQVVNRSQGVTCLSCHQPAARFDFVCEKGHGCAPIPFDDQKIAEIQRSDLRCVKK, from the coding sequence ATGCAGATCTTCCGAGACAGCGTGCCGGACAAGGAGTATCCAGTCGGCACCATCCTCCAACTGGTTCCGTTTGAAGCCATGGTGAAACATCCACGCGAACAGTTCCCCAATACGAACGGCTGGGAGTTTTTCTTTCTGGATGTCTCCAAGGAAGGGACCAAGATCGCCGATCGAGGCGAGCAAGTGGTGAATCGTTCCCAAGGGGTCACGTGCTTAAGTTGCCATCAACCGGCGGCAAGATTTGACTTCGTCTGCGAAAAGGGGCACGGCTGTGCTCCTATTCCATTCGATGATCAGAAGATCGCAGAGATCCAGCGGTCAGACCTTCGTTGTGTCAAGAAGTAA